In the genome of Arabidopsis thaliana chromosome 4, partial sequence, the window CACATTTGTGTAGGCTTTCTGTTCGGAGTCACTTAGCTTACTATAACTCCCAGTATTCCACCAGTACGCTGACGAACCACAAGCATTCTTTTCAGCATTGGTGAAACAACCAGAGTTGTTAAAGCCTTGAAAATTAGCCTTAAAGGGAGCCAAAGACCAATTAATCTTGCTTTTACCACCGTCTGTCGCCCAGTTTTCACCGTTCCACAAGCTAACCACAACTTGCATAGGTTTTGATGGGTAGTTCATGCCTTGGCTTGTGGTGTTCTTGAACACCCGTACTGGAATGTTGTCCACATAAAGCCTATTGGTAATCAACACATgctttgtaaaatatatagataagtgatatataaataatttgatttcttaagggtgtagaagttttttttttaatttaaatgtttgattgaaaaaagaaatggttatCTGAAAAAATGAGctcaaaatttgtttattggGATTTGGTACGATTCATTTCTGTTTAtgagatttaaaatattttttaataaaagttttttttttgttaaaaacgaTAAATcagtataatatttttaataaaaatttattagttatatattttattccttaagatataattttatgtgtatataaacATTGAAATTGGTGAAatgtataaaaattaaattttaaacaaaaaattagtaaattttcACCTTTAGCTATTCAattcttcttatttattaTCAAGTATTAGCATGATATAAtggaagaaataatatattatgattgCTTAAATTCTGTTTAATAATAAAGATAAATTCGTTAAAGAATAAAGGAACGAGTGGGACGTACACAATTTGATACGGGTTCCACAGAATTGCGTAAGTGTGGAAATCTTTAGAAGGATCGAACCAGAGAGCTAACTTCTGTTCTCTATTGCCTTTACCATTAGTAAACACATTTGTTTGCACTGCTAGTTTCCCTTCTTTGTTTCCCAAGAATTCAAAATCAACTTCATCATGTGTGTTTCCCTTCGAAGTCAACTGTTTACCAatacacaaatatattatatacaaaagttaaaatataactttatGTTATCCAGATTAACATGAAATCAGGTCAAGACTAGAACATGGTCTAACCACTACCGACTTATACCGTTTAATTAACTACCATTAAGCCACACGcaagtttaaaattaaaatatgaacaAACAAATGCTAGTagacatgttttttttgtaaaagaatTTCTGTTCAAATTTatgtaaaatgaaaaataagatTGCTACAATGCAGAGATAAAATTCAAACTTACATAGAAAGCGGTGACAACGCCTGAGGTATCTTTTGGAGGCACTTTGATTCTTATTTGGAAGAATCCTGATTCGTAATGATTCTTAGATTCAAAACCAGAACCTGTTTTTGTAGTTTACGTAGAAATCAATACAAAGGATGGTCTTTAATTCAAAcgatttaaatttattaaaagaaaaattcaatgGACCTGAAGAATGATCCAATGAAAGCTGAACTTCTTTCCCTTGGTTAAGTTTCAAGACATTATTTTGTCCCCACGTAACGACGTAGTTATCATCGAAACCTACTTTGCTTTGGTCGATTCCATTAACTTCATAAGCCCTAGCATCAACCCTAATGATCAAatacaaaactgaaacaaaaccGAAGATTGAAAGATATTCCatcttattcattttaattGACCCGTTTgagtattttttatatattttagtccTAGAGCAAAATTCTCTCTTATTTATATAGTTGTGTACTTGTGTATAAAGGATGAATTAGATAGCATTCTAAGTTTGGTAGTTGAATTGCaatctttacaaaattaatacaatatctaaattgaaaatcatatatatgataggAGATTTTTTTCCTCAATGCATTCATCCTCATTCAGCATTGAAATGGTTGTAGACCCTACgattaattattttaagtagctaattttgtatttaataTACCTAATCCcccaaaattcaatttatgtgatttttagattttaattaagttataatttatacattaGTAATTGGGtgatttaaatgtttttactacaaagaaatgaagaagattgaaaaaaagataacaaaagtataagaaagaaaatagaaatctaACAAAATGATTTAGTACTATACATAAtgtgttattttgttttagagatatctatataaatttgatatcattaagaaacaatttcatgaaaataaatttacaaggaAAGGATATTAatggaacaaagaaaaaaatttctaaGAATTACAAAACTTAGAATGTTATTATgacataaaatattaaacaatttctttctaattaacTGTAAATGTAAgatttataagttttagtGGAAATGAGAAAATcattaataatatttcaaatgtaataaataagaaattaataaacaaaataattattaaaatattctaGTCTCAAGACGGGCTAGtgtaaaaattgataaaattgggtatgataataatttatttagaatacctatgtaaatatatagtcccattattaatataaattaattatcatataaatttacaaacatatataaaagttaatataccattgtatgttttttttaaaacaaactttgATAGAGCTTATCTCCAACTTTTattgtaacaaacaaattttcttttgtgttttgaaaacatagtaaatataattttcataaaaatggCCAAtcaattatgtaatttttcagtttttaaatATGCATTATACTCATTTTGATAGTATTATATGTTAAATACTGTTGGgtataattttaattacttttgtccaaacaaaaatgatgatgaggtcattattcataaatttgaatttacgTCTATCATTTGTATAAGTGAATTTATCtatagtttttgtaattttgggtctatttatttttagatacTCATTTGTATaagtgagtttttttcttaaatataaaaattgcaAGTCTAAAACTACGAAAATTTATactatccaaaaaaataactttatttagATAAAATCATATCTTAATTCATCTTTCTCTAAAATTCTAAGAACTGAaactataatttaaaattaatataaaataatatatggtcccaacattattaatttatggtGGTTTTACtgtagtttatttatataagtaTACCTTtgactaataaaaaaatataatatgtatattagtatttaaattatatatagtatcaTATATGTGTGTAATGCTAGAaaccaagaagagaaaagaaaaagaataaagaaaaaaaaaatatatatatacagttaaacctctataaattaataatgttgggactgcaaaattttattaatttagagaggttttaatttatcaataaattaatatttattaatttattgagagATTTTCCTAATAtagtaactttaaaaaaaaacaagatatttttcattataaaaaatatctttcgaaaatcaattacaaataCCAAATAATATCATGTCTAGAAAATAACACCAAATTCTTTTGatataataacatattagaactaaatttcaaattataatagatacaaatttaaacaaaaaaaatattacgaatatatttgaaagaaatttctaatatataatgtatatatatagttgtacATTTAtgcaattattaatttataatattgatgggaccatatatttatataggactctcaaaaaaattattatcttattaatttatcgatttgtgtaACTTTTTACACTAATCCCAACTCGGGACcggaaaaatttattaatttatagagattattaatttatcgagtattaatttatagaggttttactgtatatatatatatatgaaacataaGCAAGAATTTGAGGTATAATAACTCTCCGAAAATTCTCTTAGATGTTTTGCTCATAATCATCTCTCACATTGGGTGCTCTTTTGACTTGGGCTGAATACGATTTAATGTCTTATTTTCAAGCATTTTACATATGCTTGCCATCACTACCACTTCGATCTTATGAGATTAGGGTAGCCATTGTAATGAGCTGGATAACAAAATGCATGCGTTCTATATGAGGTTTTAAAGatattaaatcaaatttgaagCGCATAAACAACAGAATGAGGAAGACTTTGAGTTGTCAACTTTGTTGCATGATGatgagatttcaaaaaaataattttttttgaaagaggTTATACTAAATACTCTAATTCTTATCATGTTCAACAACAATTTTGTTATCTAGGATTGGTATAACTTCCATCCCTGTATTTTACCCCTGGAAATTACACAGCTTATAGTAGACACTTGAtaattgattgatttgttAATCTAGCTAAGCTGGGAACTAAAAAGGGCAGATAATAACAATTAGGTTCCAATTTCTTCCAGATTAACATCAAATCAACTCaaaatagaaaaggaaaaaatagtCACTATGGTAAGTACTCATTGTAAAATGAAGACATGCTTAACCCAACCGCTTAACCCATGCAAGAAGGTCGTGAAAATGcagatgattaaaaaaagtGATGCAATGATGGATATTAATTCCTAgccaagaaagaagatgaaaaggcaaatgattttatttttattttgctgaATATTGTTAATGTgcaattaatattaaaaaaaaatcaaagtttcaTTTCATAAACTCATAACAATCAAAGTTTCATTTCATAAATTCATGACGTGTCACTCAAATGGAAAAAATTCGgtaactttcatatatatgattatagaaatacattattattttattatatctttTGTTATAGATTAAGGGAACtttgaaacatatataagtTATCAAATGTGTATATTATTTGCCTTCAATAAAAGTGTGTATGTATTTTTACTATTCATCATTGATTCCATCGACATTCACTAGGAGGAACAGGATATCTAGGCCGATCAGAACAATAATCATAGGTCATGTACTTTGCTCTCACATTCTCCATTACCTTCTGCTCATTTGCACTTAACTGACTATATGTCCTTGTGTTCCACCAGTACCTTGTCGAACCACAAACGTTCGCATTATTGCTCTGACCATTTACGTGACAACCATGGTCGGAGAAGCCTTGGTATTGAGCCTTAAATGGAGCATAGGCccaatttatcttttctttacCACCGCTTGTTGCCCAGTTCTCACCGTTCCACAAACTAGCCACAAGTTGCATGGGCTTTGATGGATAGTTCACACCACTTTTTTTGATATTCTTGAATACTCTTATTGGAACTTTGTCCACGTAAAACCTGTTAACAAATCATCCCATAAGTTTGACCTAAATAATTGCATGGGACTTgaaatataaagaagatagatgCATGCAGAGAAAGGaagtagaagaacaaaaaacttaCACAATCTGATACGGATTCCAAAGAATCCCATAAGTGTGGAAACTTGTAGTGGGATCGAACCAAGGAACAAACTTTTGTTCTCTACCTCCTTGTCCATTGCTAAATACATTTGTTTGAATTGCTATCGGTTTTCCTTGTCTATTCCCCAAGAACTCAAAGTCAACCTCATCGTGGGTGTCTCCCTTAGAAGTCAACTGTAattacacaaatatataaagaaacaaattcacaATGATGGAATTCTAAAATCAATGTAATGAAAtgacaatagaaaaaaatttgCATTGAAATGGATAAATACGAACGTACGTAGAAAGCTGTGACAACACCGGCGGAATCTCTTGGAGGCAATTTGATTCTCATTTGGAAGAATCCTGATCCGTAGTGGCTTTTAGACTCAAAGCCAGAACCTGTTATATTGTAGCTAGATTATGACAAACTATGTATTTGGATGTTTtgtacaaatttatatatatcgaAAACAATTAAGCTACATAGTCATTTTTGTTACAATAGTTTAGTAAAAAACTAATTAGAAACCTCAAGTAtattcatataagaaaaatgatagaTGATAATACActcataaatttttaaaacgatGTCGTAGTTtggaaattaaagaagaagaaaaaacattgaacCTGAAGAATAATCCATGGAGAGCTGAACTTCTTTTCCTTGGTTGAGTTTCAAGATATGATCTTGTCCCCATGTAACGACATAGTTCACATCGAAATCTATAGCTCCACGTCCACGAGCTCTTGCATTAGCAGTAAACATCAAGAACAATACTGAAACTAATTCAAAACAATATCTTATCCTATTCATTTTATATGTTACCTTGAGTATATTCTCAGGGAGAAGAGAGAGCTCCCCTACTTATATTCGTGTGTGTTAGGGGATTAATTAGAGGGTTAGTTAggtgtttttttctaaatggaagtaattttctaaaattctaCCTCGTCAATGTTAACAAAACTACATTTGAACCAAAACTTTGGTCAACAAAACTACAtttgaaccaaaattttggTCAAGAAATTGTTAATAGAAATGTTTCCTTTTAACTATTTGGttacataaaaccaaaatgagAATTCTTACCTATAATGACATATCATCatatctaaaaaataataaaaagtagCATGCATTCTCTCTTATAtcaatgaatttttattttggtcaacATACTAAATTATCATTTggtatattaaaaaatcatgaTGAACAGAGTTATCGagaaaactatttttagaaattgGTTATAAAATGACtagtttgtcaaaatttataagatatcaatgaattttcattttggtgaaCATACTAAATTATtagtattaaatttaataactaTTATGGTATAATCAAATcagattaaatatattaaattcatcaatttatactattatttttaatttataccTAATTTTtcgtaaagaaaaaaatggattgtatcaatgcaagaaaaaaagctAATTGCTATGTACAAAAGGTTTTTTGAAGCTAATAATATGAGAATGTTTTTCACTTAAACtatcattgattttaaatggAACTATAATTCTATCCattatcaattttattattatgtttattGTACTATTAACAATGGTTGTGAGGTCAACTATGACGAGATATTATGCAAGTGCATGATTAAAGTACCTCAATATAATGAAAGGATCAAATCCGCAACCACCAATTAATGTTACATGTCATaagttagatatatatatggattgGTCTAAGTAGATCACGACTTGTGTTTGTGACGTGAATCAAGCAACAAACACAAGTCGTGTACATTGGGAGGAATCAACTTGTAAATACTAACGATTCTATTTCTTGCATTTAGAATGATGCAAAACACAATAATTAGCAAAATTATTACTTAAGTCGCTAGGTAGAACAAGGTTCAAAGCTTCAAATTAAGTCTTGTGGAAATATGCTATTATTCTCATATGGAATGCATTCATTATACCAGAATCTTCTTACCTGCTCTTAAGATGAACGTACGATATTTGATGCTTAACTTGTATATTTGTCATAAAAGCATActcttattaattatattgacATTCAATTGGCAAAACATGAAATCTAGCTTGATCAGAAAAATAGTCATAGTTCATATATTTCTCTCCAACATTCTTGTAGACCATCTGCTCGTAGACGCTTAGCCAATTATACGTCATGGTGTTCCACCAATACATTTATGAACCACAAGCTTTGGAATTGTTACTCACTTCATCAACGTGACAAACGGAGTCGGAAAAACCTTGGAAATAGGCCTTAAAAAGAGCCTAGGTTACAAAGTTCCCTAGCGGTTACAACAAAGTTAGCTTATCATAGGACCCGATGCgatattaattataagaatttTGAAATAGCAGAGGAAacatttaatcattttttctttgagtgTCCGCGCTTTCGACAAATCTAGGAATTGTCTTCAAATTCAGATGGAGTTTGCTTTACGGCATAAAACAGAGGTCTAGGATCACTCATATGAAGATCAAAATTGTCTTGAGAGCACATGATCTGGTtcttggagatgatgatgcttGGATAATTGAAGACATTCGATAATTGAGAGTAGAAATCTAACAAAGGAGATATACAGGTAAGCCCATAATTTTCagattatataataaaaaaatttatgatttgaattttttatttatttatttgaattttgttagCATAAGAATGTTTACTATATCGATtatttgaattaattgttttgactATTCTCCTCATCTAtgtatttgttatatttgGTCAAAGTCTTCacatttgtattaaaattatttcccaaaagagtatttatatatgtttttcttgtcaCTTGTAATCTATAAAAACGTTCTTCTCTATCCCACATTCAATTTCAAACAGAAATAAGTATTAGATAAACATTATCCTCAAACTTTTTGCAAGCATGGCCAAACAATTGTGTTCTTATATGTTCATCTCCATGTTTATTCTCTCAGGTACAAATTCGTATACTAAACACGttataaaactcaaatataaACTCTTGAGATCGATGAGCAGAGACGGTcattcttcaatctttttagAAAACTAGTGAAACATATAATTATCTAGAGTTACGAAAATGAGTAGATGATTAGTTATGGGATGATCAATTGGCAtctaaatattgtttttaaaaactatgctttttttgtttatttaatatactcaattttatttgtaagcgttttaaaatattatttgttgttaGCTTTTTTGGCTTTGCCAAGTGCAGAGGGAGGAGCGActataaaaaaatgtgttgTGGACGTGAAACTTAGCAAGCCATGCACTTTTCAAGAATGCCAACCACTTTGTCTTCAAAAGTATAACGGGAATGGCCTTTGTCCCGGAGATGACAACAATATTTGCGCTTGTGTTTACAATTGCTAAGCTAATTAGAGATATCTCTCGTATGTTATAAACTACACCTATAACTTTCAAGGATGaatgaaaatatcatttaagaATATACTCTGGTAATTCTTAAAATCATTTCATGAGACTAAATATCTTCCCAGCTCCTTCACAAATTAAAAGGCTcgtttaaatttaaatctcTAAAgtaagcctttttttttttgaattggatgtaaaattttattcaaccaaaaagcctctttatctttataatAAATGCAACAGTTTGTTTAAAGTGTTAgatgaaaaacagagaatgtACTTATGAGAAGCTAATGTTTAGCAGCTTGCTTATGATGGAGGATGCTTTTACTTAGTTATGATCTCCAGTGTCTCTGATTGAACTGATTCTATGGCGCACATTCTTGTCAATTAGCTTAATGACGCGATTCGTTGTTGAGCTGAGTTCTCGGTGGCGTCTTACTATCCTCTGAAGTAAGCCTGGTTTTGATTTATGAATCATAAGAGAGGCATTCAAGGAGACTACAAAACACTCAGTTCTAGCGAAAGAAATCATccatatttgaaatttagaaGATGTtgtatttaaaacatatataacttAGTCAGATTAAATGTATGTTAATTCTTTCAACCAACGAAAACTATAGGGCTAAGGATATTGAATTAGCAATACTTTTcaccaagaaaatcaaatgatgGTGGTTCTCAAGGGTTATTCTGGACGTTATAATTGGTTCATCATAATACTAGCtaggtgtttttttttcctcttatcAACCTGGTAATTTCAGAACtagtgtttttaaaaaaaacttgaacaaAATAGATAAGAAAGCAAATCATGATAGTCATTATGCAGATTGTAAAATGTCGTCATGATATCGGTTAATAGAGTAACCATCATGTCTTTCTTTCTACGACGATTTCGAATGTCAATATGGGAACTTAGTCtcatttttgggttttggccTTTGATTAAGCATTGTTGTGAAGGTTCATTGTTTGAgattcacaaacaaacaagtgaAGAAAAGTACActttaaatgatataaaattgcaaaagaaGCTAACCTAGAAAATATCAAGAACTTGTAAAATGGCAGTGTTACATAGTGGACAGTTTCCTCTCTGTACCCAAAGCTCTCTCGAACACAATCTACAAAACGTATGTCCGCAAGGTATAAAAGCCGCACCTTTACTCCTTACCATACACACGCAACAACCCAACTCCGCTGCCCCCGTCACCGCCACCGCCTCTCCTCCCCCGTCGCAGCCATCTCTTCCCTCCACTTCCACCTCGTCTCGCGCGCTGAGTTCATACATATGTCCATCATTATCCTCCAACAACTCCATTAGAGACATCCTCGGTGGCTGCATTTCCTAATtagataaaaaattataagaaagcTTAAACTTAATTGTTCTGATACCACATTAgagttttgttaatataatctcattaatagttaattagaaacagaggatataTATGAAGTTTAACCGTCtaactaactaactaactaactaactTACTAAGTAACTAACTAATACACACTAATACCTCTCTCTCCGCCGCCAACACGGTGCCTAGCCGGAGCCTTCCTTCTCGCTCCGCCGCTTCCTCTGCTGCGTCGCTGACGTCACGACTGCTCCGGTTTGTCTCCGAGTTAGTGAGGAGGAATCCAAGGCGGTTAAATCGGTGGCTGTCGTTATCCGGAGTAAGAATATGATTATCCAAGGTAGGGATAGGATTAGACGAGATCCAACCAGTAGCGGTGCGTTTAAGACGGAGCTTATCCCGGAGAGATTTCCAAGCGGTTTTATCACGGCGACGCTCTCTTCTCATCACGTCAAGTAAACTACTACTAGAGTGATTCCTCACCGGAGTTGTCGGCGTAGTAAGAGATCGGAAACTGCTCGTTTCAGCCATCAGAATATCTTCTAAAGTCACTGAGCTCCGGCCATTCTCCACTGTTGACATTCGATCTAATAACGTCACTCTCAGCCTATCTCCACCGTCCATTTGAATCATCTTGTCAATAATAAAATGTGACCTGAAGACAAGAACCACAAAATCCACTAAATCGTAGaagagtatttttttttttttttgtttcactgaGAAAATAGTCAGTGAGAGTAAAACAGATCtacttgaatatatataagGAACATCGGATACCTTACCTTTCGCCGACAACTTCCCTTCTATTTGCACTAGAATCCGCAATTCTATAGCAGCAGAGCAGATCtgtaatcaaataaatattttaatcaatcTCTCAGAAACTTTACTTTATACGAAATTTGCAGTTTATATATACTGTACAACAATCATTTCGTTTCTCAGTTTATTGAATAAAACGATTAAGAATTTTGTGGGtcaaaaaggaataaaaacaaaaagtaaaagatgATCACTTTCTTTTAGATATTGGTTTTGCTCttttattcacttttttttttctgtgacTAGTGAATCTCTCTTTTGAAAGAGTGGGAGAGGAAAGAGTTTTAGAACGTATATGAGAGAACCTAATTTTTGATGTTACGTATTTAcccttttattttaaacattgtTAATCATTCAAGTTGGGAGGTAGGGGTATATTCGGTAATCAACATTATTTTTTCCGTCTTTATGAATCTTTGGACAAGTCTTTTTCCTCTTACAAAGGGTATTTCAAATGTACTTTGAGTTTATTTACTCTGTAATAACGtactttgaattttgtttagttatatGTACACTTTTGTCTTATTTATCGTATAGTTTTTTGTATTATCCAGTTCCAACTTTGgaatataaaatgttttaagaatATGAATGTTCATAGTTAATTAGGTACATAGTGGTTAGAGACGttaaaaaagcaaaatcagGGGTTAGGT includes:
- the XTH1 gene encoding xyloglucan endotransglucosylase/hydrolase 1 (xyloglucan endotransglucosylase/hydrolase 1 (XTH1); FUNCTIONS IN: hydrolase activity, acting on glycosyl bonds, hydrolase activity, hydrolyzing O-glycosyl compounds, xyloglucan:xyloglucosyl transferase activity; INVOLVED IN: carbohydrate metabolic process, cellular glucan metabolic process; LOCATED IN: endomembrane system, apoplast, cell wall; EXPRESSED IN: 9 plant structures; EXPRESSED DURING: C globular stage, petal differentiation and expansion stage, E expanded cotyledon stage; CONTAINS InterPro DOMAIN/s: Xyloglucan endotransglucosylase/hydrolase (InterPro:IPR016455), Beta-glucanase (InterPro:IPR008264), Xyloglucan endo-transglycosylase, C-terminal (InterPro:IPR010713), Concanavalin A-like lectin/glucanase (InterPro:IPR008985), Concanavalin A-like lectin/glucanase, subgroup (InterPro:IPR013320), Glycoside hydrolase, family 16 (InterPro:IPR000757); BEST Arabidopsis thaliana protein match is: xyloglucan endotransglucosylase/hydrolase 2 (TAIR:AT4G13090.1); Has 30201 Blast hits to 17322 proteins in 780 species: Archae - 12; Bacteria - 1396; Metazoa - 17338; Fungi - 3422; Plants - 5037; Viruses - 0; Other Eukaryotes - 2996 (source: NCBI BLink).) — its product is MNKMEYLSIFGFVSVLYLIIRVDARAYEVNGIDQSKVGFDDNYVVTWGQNNVLKLNQGKEVQLSLDHSSGSGFESKNHYESGFFQIRIKVPPKDTSGVVTAFYLTSKGNTHDEVDFEFLGNKEGKLAVQTNVFTNGKGNREQKLALWFDPSKDFHTYAILWNPYQIVLYVDNIPVRVFKNTTSQGMNYPSKPMQVVVSLWNGENWATDGGKSKINWSLAPFKANFQGFNNSGCFTNAEKNACGSSAYWWNTGSYSKLSDSEQKAYTNVRQKYMNYDYCSDKVRFHVPPSECKWNN
- the XTH2 gene encoding xyloglucan endotransglucosylase/hydrolase 2 (xyloglucan endotransglucosylase/hydrolase 2 (XTH2); FUNCTIONS IN: hydrolase activity, acting on glycosyl bonds, xyloglucan:xyloglucosyl transferase activity, hydrolase activity, hydrolyzing O-glycosyl compounds; INVOLVED IN: carbohydrate metabolic process, cellular glucan metabolic process; LOCATED IN: endomembrane system, cell wall, apoplast; CONTAINS InterPro DOMAIN/s: Xyloglucan endotransglucosylase/hydrolase (InterPro:IPR016455), Beta-glucanase (InterPro:IPR008264), Xyloglucan endo-transglycosylase, C-terminal (InterPro:IPR010713), Concanavalin A-like lectin/glucanase, subgroup (InterPro:IPR013320), Concanavalin A-like lectin/glucanase (InterPro:IPR008985), Glycoside hydrolase, family 16 (InterPro:IPR000757); BEST Arabidopsis thaliana protein match is: xyloglucan endotransglucosylase/hydrolase 1 (TAIR:AT4G13080.1); Has 2168 Blast hits to 2148 proteins in 309 species: Archae - 0; Bacteria - 292; Metazoa - 0; Fungi - 434; Plants - 1369; Viruses - 0; Other Eukaryotes - 73 (source: NCBI BLink).), with the translated sequence MNRIRYCFELVSVLFLMFTANARARGRGAIDFDVNYVVTWGQDHILKLNQGKEVQLSMDYSSGSGFESKSHYGSGFFQMRIKLPPRDSAGVVTAFYLTSKGDTHDEVDFEFLGNRQGKPIAIQTNVFSNGQGGREQKFVPWFDPTTSFHTYGILWNPYQIVFYVDKVPIRVFKNIKKSGVNYPSKPMQLVASLWNGENWATSGGKEKINWAYAPFKAQYQGFSDHGCHVNGQSNNANVCGSTRYWWNTRTYSQLSANEQKVMENVRAKYMTYDYCSDRPRYPVPPSECRWNQ
- the LCR37 gene encoding low-molecular-weight cysteine-rich 37 (low-molecular-weight cysteine-rich 37 (LCR37); LOCATED IN: endomembrane system; CONTAINS InterPro DOMAIN/s: S locus-related glycoprotein 1 binding pollen coat (InterPro:IPR010851); BEST Arabidopsis thaliana protein match is: low-molecular-weight cysteine-rich 24 (TAIR:AT4G29285.1); Has 35333 Blast hits to 34131 proteins in 2444 species: Archae - 798; Bacteria - 22429; Metazoa - 974; Fungi - 991; Plants - 531; Viruses - 0; Other Eukaryotes - 9610 (source: NCBI BLink).); the encoded protein is MAKQLCSYMFISMFILSAFLALPSAEGGATIKKCVVDVKLSKPCTFQECQPLCLQKYNGNGLCPGDDNNICACVYNC
- a CDS encoding RING/U-box superfamily protein, translated to MIQMDGGDRLRVTLLDRMSTVENGRSSVTLEDILMAETSSFRSLTTPTTPVRNHSSSSLLDVMRRERRRDKTAWKSLRDKLRLKRTATGWISSNPIPTLDNHILTPDNDSHRFNRLGFLLTNSETNRSSRDVSDAAEEAAEREGRLRLGTVLAAEREEMQPPRMSLMELLEDNDGHMYELSARDEVEVEGRDGCDGGGEAVAVTGAAELGCCVCMVRSKGLLQRIVRRHRELSSTTNRVIKLIDKNVRHRISSIRDTGDHN